In bacterium, the following are encoded in one genomic region:
- a CDS encoding T9SS type A sorting domain-containing protein, with protein sequence MRTINALLLLIISLTAGSVFSAERTLVVPDDYHYSASVIVVDKLGRPVPYADITLKVQVYFTRMDGYQCLPGECPSPTSTIMSSKTNLAGIAAFDFIFPNPNPPEDPNYYTRPRSAWYIGFADKIYDLANDQSNFVELISPQYSEQDHITYTFIIDDDAPLQPNNLIFPNDEVSDDFQIFPEEFNLDNGFSSHSTSTTGFNVYMYYGYNKVQAITKPILLIEGIDFDNEKNDWKRLYPMIGRDFIENKLRGRGYDVIIVDFKDGTNFLENNARSVMNAIAWTNQQLALNGSSENIILVGASMGGVLSRYALKEMENRYLSALINNQSNPNQWNHNTKLWTSFDSPQQGANIPIADQAFLSFFSALDPKSEKKFKNLGKPAPRQLMKSNYKNAFISNGPFGIKNLNYSNNNSDHDVFFNELLFMGYPMYLEKIGISNGSGFGNDGLQKTSDGIQSMSSSGELMLKVGCDGSCADVEWDIKLYSSNINSSDQLVFNGIYDVLDDDWYSFSSLLTWVPFGIIDYALDYADDIGVSGTPLDEKIEYWFVKNANSLYQSVSMFPDNAPGGYRETQKEIYNKSKRALRSGGGEINLYFSKHCFIPTTSALDLRNSTNQRVSPYTKLIGTDNDLTKLPVGVQTPFDHIRYQTENEKHVFISQSTGDWLDELLTPMSLVVENKLFDKWNRKFTGTELVEVKNTQIKPNLLGGTPPVFEVSSGKKIVISSGTTIKSGAKFLASIDPNLIVNGTQNNTSYLMSAMAKSSESESDMKKDAADSVKTEIPTKPLELPTTFSLDQNYPNPFNPTTTMRYALKEDVAVTLKIYNMLGQEVKTLVNNQKQAAGFKSVMWDGRNNYGHQVPSGTYIYRLQAGTFIQTRKMLLVK encoded by the coding sequence ATGAGAACAATAAATGCGTTATTATTATTAATTATAAGTCTTACAGCCGGGTCAGTTTTTTCAGCAGAGAGAACGTTAGTTGTTCCAGATGATTATCACTATTCTGCATCAGTAATAGTGGTTGACAAACTAGGACGTCCAGTGCCTTATGCTGACATTACATTAAAAGTGCAAGTTTATTTTACTAGAATGGATGGGTATCAATGTTTGCCTGGCGAATGCCCTTCCCCAACTTCTACTATTATGTCATCCAAAACAAATTTAGCGGGGATAGCAGCTTTCGACTTTATTTTTCCTAATCCCAATCCACCTGAAGATCCGAATTATTACACTCGTCCTAGATCTGCATGGTATATTGGATTTGCCGATAAAATTTATGATTTAGCAAATGATCAATCAAATTTTGTCGAATTAATTAGCCCTCAATATTCTGAGCAAGACCACATCACATATACTTTTATTATTGATGATGATGCTCCTCTACAACCCAATAATTTAATTTTTCCCAACGACGAAGTTAGTGATGATTTTCAAATCTTTCCAGAAGAGTTTAATTTGGACAATGGGTTTAGTTCACACTCAACCTCGACAACCGGGTTTAATGTTTATATGTACTACGGATACAATAAGGTACAAGCTATAACCAAACCCATTCTCTTAATTGAAGGGATTGATTTCGACAACGAGAAAAATGATTGGAAAAGACTATATCCAATGATTGGAAGAGATTTTATTGAAAATAAGCTTAGAGGGAGAGGCTATGATGTGATTATTGTTGATTTCAAAGACGGTACAAACTTCTTAGAAAACAATGCTCGTTCTGTAATGAATGCAATAGCATGGACAAATCAGCAACTTGCATTGAATGGGAGTTCAGAAAATATTATTTTAGTAGGCGCCAGCATGGGGGGCGTGCTTTCTAGATATGCATTGAAGGAGATGGAGAATAGGTATCTATCAGCTTTGATAAATAATCAATCTAATCCTAACCAATGGAATCATAATACCAAATTATGGACTTCGTTTGATTCTCCACAACAGGGGGCAAATATACCGATAGCTGATCAAGCTTTTTTAAGTTTCTTCTCTGCACTAGATCCGAAAAGCGAAAAAAAATTCAAGAACCTTGGGAAGCCTGCACCAAGACAATTAATGAAAAGTAATTATAAAAACGCATTTATATCTAACGGTCCATTTGGGATAAAAAATTTAAATTATTCAAATAATAACAGTGATCATGATGTATTCTTCAATGAATTACTTTTTATGGGATATCCGATGTATCTTGAAAAAATTGGTATCTCAAATGGAAGTGGTTTTGGAAATGACGGGCTCCAAAAAACCTCTGATGGAATTCAATCAATGTCATCTAGTGGTGAATTAATGCTAAAAGTTGGTTGTGATGGCTCATGTGCAGATGTTGAATGGGACATCAAACTTTATTCATCAAACATAAATAGCTCTGATCAGTTAGTATTTAATGGAATTTATGATGTATTAGACGATGACTGGTACTCTTTTTCGTCACTTCTTACATGGGTTCCTTTTGGCATAATTGATTATGCTTTAGACTATGCTGATGATATAGGTGTATCAGGTACACCGTTAGATGAAAAAATAGAATATTGGTTTGTAAAAAACGCAAATTCATTGTACCAAAGTGTTAGTATGTTCCCCGACAATGCTCCAGGAGGTTACAGAGAAACACAAAAAGAAATATATAATAAATCAAAACGAGCATTAAGGTCCGGCGGCGGGGAAATTAATTTGTATTTTTCCAAACATTGCTTTATTCCCACGACAAGTGCATTAGATTTAAGAAATAGTACCAATCAACGAGTTAGTCCCTATACTAAGTTAATTGGTACGGACAATGATCTAACTAAGCTTCCTGTAGGAGTGCAAACGCCTTTTGATCATATAAGGTATCAAACAGAAAATGAAAAGCATGTCTTTATAAGCCAGTCCACTGGAGATTGGTTAGATGAATTGTTGACTCCAATGAGTTTAGTTGTTGAAAATAAACTGTTTGACAAATGGAATCGAAAATTCACTGGAACCGAGTTGGTTGAAGTTAAGAACACTCAAATTAAACCAAACTTGCTCGGGGGCACACCTCCAGTTTTTGAAGTAAGCTCTGGAAAAAAAATAGTTATTAGCTCAGGTACTACAATAAAAAGTGGCGCCAAGTTTTTAGCAAGTATTGATCCCAACCTCATAGTAAACGGAACTCAAAATAACACTTCGTACCTAATGTCCGCAATGGCTAAATCATCCGAATCTGAATCGGATATGAAAAAAGATGCTGCGGACAGTGTCAAAACTGAGATTCCGACAAAACCGTTAGAACTTCCTACGACTTTCAGTCTTGATCAAAACTATCCCAATCCTTTTAACCCGACGACGACTATGCGTTATGCGTTGAAAGAGGATGTGGCGGTCACGCTGAAGATATACAATATGCTGGGACAGGAAGTAAAAACACTCGTCAATAATCAGAAACAGGCGGCTGGTTTCAAATCCGTCATGTGGGATGGACGTAATAACTACGGTCACCAGGTACCGAGCGGTACCTATATCTATCGCCTTCAAGCCGGGACTTTCATCCAAACCCGAAAGATGCTGCTAGTCAAATAG
- a CDS encoding ABC transporter substrate-binding protein, giving the protein MTLIIDAHGQNLHFEKPPERVVSLIPSITESLFELGLGDRIAGISKYCIYPEDRARDKPTVGGQKNPDFEKISKLNPDLIILNEEENKPEHIALFKKNYRTFVTFPRIFVEAGELLDQLGLIFHIPDRTKVFSEQIRLDHSRLTALSPTRLRALYLIWRNPWMSVNRDTFIHDILSLVGLDNVFANQTPRYFEVTREMILNAQPDVIILPDEPYRFLKKHIADFDGLDIPAVKNCNIFLTDGTYYCWYGTRTARAIEYIDQNIIHRIVTC; this is encoded by the coding sequence ATGACTTTGATCATAGATGCGCATGGGCAAAACTTACATTTCGAGAAACCGCCCGAACGGGTTGTTTCGCTGATACCGAGCATTACGGAGTCGCTTTTCGAACTCGGACTCGGCGATCGCATTGCTGGGATTTCAAAGTATTGCATCTACCCGGAAGACAGAGCCCGGGATAAACCCACAGTCGGAGGGCAGAAAAATCCTGATTTTGAAAAAATTTCGAAATTAAACCCGGATTTGATAATTCTTAACGAAGAAGAGAATAAACCGGAGCATATTGCGTTATTTAAAAAAAACTATAGGACTTTTGTTACATTTCCGCGTATATTTGTCGAAGCAGGGGAGCTGCTTGATCAGCTGGGGTTGATCTTTCATATCCCCGACCGTACAAAAGTTTTTTCTGAACAAATACGACTCGATCATAGTCGGCTGACAGCCTTAAGTCCTACACGGCTCCGGGCCTTATATCTTATCTGGCGCAATCCGTGGATGTCTGTCAACCGCGATACTTTCATACATGATATTCTGTCTTTGGTTGGTTTGGACAATGTTTTTGCAAACCAAACTCCGCGTTATTTTGAAGTAACACGGGAAATGATTTTGAATGCACAGCCGGATGTTATCATTTTACCGGATGAGCCCTATCGTTTTTTGAAAAAACATATTGCAGATTTTGACGGTTTGGACATTCCGGCCGTAAAAAATTGTAATATTTTTCTGACGGACGGTACTTACTACTGTTGGTACGGTACGCGTACGGCCCGAGCAATAGAGTATATAGACCAAAACATCATACATCGGATTGTTACATGTTAA
- a CDS encoding PD40 domain-containing protein: MLKHLFVFVTVLSLSLQAQYYDNYFGTNKVQYTHFQWNILETEHFEIYYYPEMRELAERAGGLAEEQYAELQSRFNHALIKKVPMIIYSSHMHFQQTNTISAELPEGIGGFFEFFKGRVVLPSDGSTTHFRRVLRHELVHVFMNSKVNRIISQHRKFNHPGPPLWFTEGLAEYWSGQPDFQAEMVIRDATLNGTLLPVQEFWRIDGSYYMYKLGENFLHFLTENYGEEKILQLMENIWKFDEFQKVVTHTVGKNYETLSQEWLYWLKKKYYPTLSKSDMPFAISQTITKVGFSSKPAYLFDGTNEEIFFVANRDGYTNIYRQNLKETKATVFIEGERTHEFEAFHFFKSKIHVNEQGQIAFATKSGERDVLYVYNTQTGKKEHQYTYKDLTGIISPHWAPDGKSIVFSGLHMSGNSDLYTVHVSTDETDGILTRITNDFYDDRDPAWSPDGKYITFSSDRAGFSPEGTYNLFIYDLETARTFQLTSGKYQDASPAWSPKGDYIVFTSNRQGSPTNISVVPFIYQGQSFIETAARGELQDSMYAHYAPRQLTDLTSAVFDPIWTKDGDLVMTAFEDFSFKLRRMEKAYDKARQLVPTERKKIDGFRYPWTTPKVSIIASNTRSYEKKYSLDFVQGAFQIAPTYGYGGGATIGYTDMMGDDQYYLTVFNTGQTTSDILTDWNFILTKVNLGQRVKYAYGGYRFKGEFTQIGDQGLPESVYEERYGGFFQVAYPLSRFERIETGVSVSRYQRGAAFGALLPLDGVSIGNNIGYVYDNALWGITGPIDGHRAMLSLGYTSDAYKSQQNFYTIIADYRHYFRITMRSAYAFRAMTQWNDGKNPSNFVVGGSWDLRGFPRWNMPGTRFFVMNHELRFPLMDAIQLKFPFVGLGFRSIRGAIFTDIGNAWGVQKTDGRVILGHQKFDGFLGSVGTGFRVNLLGVMVLRFDFGKMFDARGYKFGKIRLPGNRDRFVETKLNTNKRSEGFGGIDNDGSIIEKRRWSRGIFFQFWFGADF, from the coding sequence ATGTTAAAACATCTCTTCGTTTTTGTGACGGTATTATCCCTCTCATTACAGGCGCAATATTACGATAATTATTTCGGCACCAATAAGGTGCAGTACACGCATTTTCAGTGGAATATTTTAGAAACGGAACATTTTGAGATCTATTATTATCCGGAAATGCGCGAACTCGCTGAACGTGCCGGCGGGTTGGCTGAAGAGCAATATGCGGAGCTTCAATCCCGGTTTAATCATGCTCTGATTAAAAAAGTACCGATGATTATTTATAGTTCGCACATGCATTTTCAGCAAACAAATACGATATCCGCTGAATTACCCGAAGGCATAGGTGGTTTTTTTGAATTTTTCAAAGGTCGGGTAGTATTGCCGAGTGACGGTTCAACCACACACTTTCGTAGGGTTTTAAGGCACGAATTGGTTCACGTTTTTATGAATTCGAAGGTGAACCGGATCATAAGCCAACATCGAAAATTTAATCATCCCGGCCCCCCGTTGTGGTTCACCGAAGGTTTAGCGGAATATTGGTCGGGTCAGCCCGATTTTCAGGCTGAAATGGTCATTCGCGATGCGACGCTCAACGGCACACTGTTACCGGTACAGGAGTTTTGGCGCATTGACGGATCGTACTATATGTATAAACTTGGTGAGAATTTTCTTCATTTTCTCACTGAAAATTACGGTGAAGAAAAAATTCTTCAACTCATGGAGAATATTTGGAAATTTGATGAATTTCAAAAAGTCGTAACACATACGGTCGGAAAAAATTACGAGACCTTAAGTCAAGAATGGCTCTACTGGCTTAAAAAGAAATATTATCCGACTTTATCGAAAAGCGACATGCCGTTTGCGATTTCGCAAACCATTACCAAAGTGGGGTTCAGTTCGAAGCCGGCCTATCTTTTTGACGGTACTAATGAAGAAATCTTTTTCGTCGCCAATCGCGACGGCTATACCAATATATATCGCCAGAATCTTAAGGAAACCAAGGCAACCGTTTTCATCGAAGGTGAAAGAACGCATGAATTTGAGGCGTTTCATTTTTTTAAAAGTAAAATCCACGTCAATGAACAAGGTCAAATAGCATTTGCAACTAAAAGCGGTGAGCGTGACGTACTATATGTTTATAACACACAAACCGGTAAAAAGGAGCATCAATATACCTACAAAGATTTGACTGGGATCATTTCTCCGCATTGGGCACCCGATGGCAAGTCTATTGTCTTTTCCGGACTCCATATGTCGGGTAATAGCGACTTGTATACCGTTCATGTAAGTACGGATGAAACCGACGGTATCCTCACACGCATTACCAATGATTTTTATGATGATCGCGATCCGGCATGGAGTCCTGACGGGAAGTACATAACTTTTAGCTCCGATCGTGCGGGTTTTTCGCCGGAAGGAACATATAATTTATTTATCTATGATCTGGAAACCGCGCGGACATTTCAGTTAACCAGCGGCAAATATCAGGACGCTTCACCAGCATGGTCACCTAAAGGTGATTACATCGTTTTTACTAGTAATCGTCAGGGAAGTCCGACCAATATTTCAGTTGTTCCGTTTATATATCAAGGTCAATCATTTATAGAAACAGCAGCGCGAGGCGAATTACAAGACAGTATGTACGCGCACTATGCGCCACGTCAGCTGACCGATCTCACCTCAGCGGTTTTTGACCCGATTTGGACTAAAGACGGCGATCTTGTAATGACCGCATTCGAGGATTTTAGTTTCAAATTACGACGTATGGAAAAAGCATATGACAAAGCGCGTCAGTTGGTTCCGACAGAACGAAAAAAAATAGACGGTTTTCGTTATCCATGGACGACACCGAAGGTTTCGATCATTGCAAGCAATACCCGTTCGTATGAAAAAAAATACAGCCTTGATTTCGTCCAAGGCGCTTTTCAGATCGCACCGACGTACGGCTATGGTGGCGGTGCCACGATAGGATATACCGACATGATGGGCGATGATCAATATTACCTTACCGTTTTTAATACAGGCCAAACCACTTCCGATATTTTAACGGATTGGAATTTTATTCTGACCAAAGTTAATCTAGGGCAACGTGTAAAATACGCTTATGGTGGTTATCGTTTTAAAGGCGAGTTTACTCAAATTGGCGACCAAGGCTTACCAGAGTCAGTGTATGAAGAACGTTATGGAGGGTTTTTTCAAGTTGCGTATCCATTATCCAGGTTTGAACGCATTGAAACGGGGGTTTCTGTCAGTCGGTATCAACGCGGAGCTGCTTTTGGCGCGTTACTTCCACTGGATGGGGTAAGCATCGGAAATAATATCGGATACGTGTACGATAACGCACTATGGGGAATAACCGGGCCGATAGACGGGCATCGTGCTATGCTATCGCTAGGTTATACATCGGATGCGTATAAGTCGCAACAAAACTTTTATACGATTATTGCAGATTACCGTCATTATTTTCGTATCACGATGCGATCAGCGTACGCATTTCGAGCTATGACACAATGGAATGACGGTAAAAACCCAAGTAATTTCGTCGTCGGAGGTAGTTGGGATTTACGTGGTTTCCCACGATGGAATATGCCTGGAACACGTTTTTTTGTTATGAATCATGAATTGCGATTTCCTTTGATGGACGCTATACAACTGAAGTTCCCGTTTGTAGGCTTGGGTTTCCGTTCAATACGAGGAGCTATATTTACAGACATTGGAAACGCCTGGGGAGTACAAAAGACCGATGGTCGAGTGATTCTTGGCCATCAAAAATTTGATGGGTTTTTAGGTAGTGTAGGCACAGGGTTCCGCGTTAATTTACTTGGCGTTATGGTGCTACGATTCGATTTTGGAAAGATGTTTGATGCGCGCGGTTATAAGTTTGGTAAAATTCGTTTACCCGGTAATCGTGATCGATTTGTCGAAACTAAGTTGAATACCAACAAACGATCGGAAGGTTTTGGCGGAATCGACAATGACGGAAGTATAATTGAAAAAAGACGTTGGTCGCGCGGTATATTTTTCCAATTTTGGTTTGGAGCTGATTTCTAA
- a CDS encoding PQQ-like beta-propeller repeat protein, translating into MKTILVCIILIFQLMACGTTGNIRIAAYFKKSTTSPWSNIGGNPGRTGYALNELSVPMQTVWTKKLSTSLGKAIVVSDSIIYTTTHDGRFYAIHSGSSKTVGYIKFIHASQAGAAIAGQKTAIGISNGKQNFITHQVFDGKFLTIKNTGAIETNPLIYDDLAYAGTLSNTAVCVDMNNGETVWSHTTSAPIHSSPTISGSAVYFGDDEGTLFSLNRFNGKLLWKLKLGGPILSAPVADDSLVYVACNDSTLYAIHQKDAVITWYYRIGYDKPGNFYASPAVDEKLLYIGATDGRLYSFEKRNGNLVWMYETKGPISIAPVISKSIVFIGSQDKSVYALNKHTGTLEWQFETEGRIKSEMAIYGGSLFVGSENNMLYKFSGKLK; encoded by the coding sequence ATGAAAACAATCCTTGTATGCATCATACTGATCTTTCAATTAATGGCTTGCGGCACTACCGGCAATATTCGCATTGCTGCTTATTTCAAAAAATCCACGACTTCGCCATGGAGTAATATCGGCGGAAACCCAGGTCGAACCGGATATGCATTAAACGAGCTATCAGTTCCAATGCAGACAGTATGGACTAAAAAATTATCCACTTCGCTAGGTAAGGCCATTGTCGTATCGGACAGTATCATATATACGACAACGCATGATGGTCGTTTTTATGCAATACATTCAGGAAGCTCAAAAACGGTCGGATACATTAAATTTATTCACGCATCACAAGCCGGTGCGGCAATAGCCGGTCAGAAAACAGCTATCGGCATTTCTAACGGGAAACAAAATTTCATCACACACCAAGTTTTTGACGGAAAATTTTTAACAATCAAAAATACCGGTGCCATCGAAACAAACCCTTTGATATATGACGATCTGGCGTATGCCGGTACACTAAGCAATACGGCCGTTTGCGTGGATATGAATAACGGGGAAACTGTTTGGAGCCACACAACATCTGCACCGATTCACTCTTCACCTACCATCTCGGGTTCGGCAGTATATTTTGGGGATGATGAAGGAACACTTTTTTCCCTTAATCGCTTCAATGGCAAGTTGCTCTGGAAACTCAAGCTTGGAGGCCCGATTCTTTCTGCGCCGGTCGCAGACGATAGTCTGGTGTACGTTGCGTGTAACGATAGTACGTTGTACGCAATTCATCAAAAGGATGCCGTGATTACTTGGTATTACCGCATAGGATACGATAAACCCGGTAATTTCTATGCTTCACCCGCGGTGGATGAAAAACTTTTATATATAGGCGCTACCGACGGACGGCTGTACTCATTTGAAAAGCGGAACGGTAATTTAGTATGGATGTATGAAACTAAAGGCCCTATTTCCATCGCACCGGTAATAAGCAAATCGATTGTCTTTATAGGGTCACAAGATAAAAGCGTATATGCGCTTAATAAACACACCGGGACCTTGGAGTGGCAGTTTGAAACGGAAGGGCGAATTAAATCTGAAATGGCAATTTACGGCGGTTCACTTTTCGTTGGCTCAGAAAACAACATGCTTTATAAATTTAGCGGGAAACTCAAATGA
- a CDS encoding PEGA domain-containing protein — translation MNRYLQSLLYLFTLGILVPAMTYCQNKTPYGYLKIIPLENRTVIYLDNVAYEWENGKVFKLLAGRHTLAARRDNGLQAEQLDFLQNIIINREDTLSVNLRFEKAITIQTNTPNSAFVFINDSLYGKTPYLFIPDTEDTYNVRISKTGYWDTTFTIVSHDTPLTMGLKPKNHEIKSLNDNEFVNERWRKQGIHSYKKHLLIAGLSLIVSGYYTAANKKTADDAFEKAKLARRSGNIALSKKLTDKTRRYDDRARIGFIGLQISSAGFATLLLLSR, via the coding sequence ATGAATAGGTACTTACAGAGCTTGTTATATCTTTTTACTTTAGGGATTCTCGTTCCAGCGATGACTTATTGTCAGAACAAAACTCCATACGGTTATTTAAAGATAATTCCCCTCGAAAACCGGACTGTTATTTATTTAGACAACGTTGCTTACGAATGGGAAAATGGTAAAGTATTCAAGCTTCTTGCCGGACGACACACTCTCGCGGCCCGGCGAGATAATGGTCTTCAAGCGGAACAATTGGACTTTTTACAAAACATTATCATCAACAGAGAGGATACGTTGTCTGTAAATTTGCGTTTCGAAAAAGCCATAACGATTCAAACGAATACGCCCAACTCAGCATTTGTTTTTATCAACGATTCGCTATACGGTAAAACACCGTATTTATTTATACCGGATACAGAGGATACCTACAATGTTCGCATCAGCAAAACAGGGTATTGGGATACGACCTTTACCATAGTTTCACACGATACGCCATTAACGATGGGATTAAAGCCAAAAAACCATGAGATAAAATCGTTAAATGATAATGAGTTTGTTAACGAACGATGGCGCAAACAAGGTATTCATAGTTACAAGAAGCACCTGCTCATAGCGGGTCTAAGCTTGATTGTCTCCGGGTACTATACGGCGGCCAATAAAAAAACGGCGGATGACGCTTTTGAAAAAGCGAAGCTGGCCAGACGATCGGGAAATATCGCATTATCAAAAAAACTGACGGACAAGACCCGCCGTTATGATGATCGCGCCCGAATCGGATTTATCGGTTTACAAATCAGTTCAGCCGGATTTGCAACGCTGCTTTTACTCAGTCGTTAA
- a CDS encoding 4-hydroxy-3-methylbut-2-enyl diphosphate reductase has translation MKKFNIPLFYRSSIITAIKNYRRTLDQRKKDFSPTRLDFGPVEFLIARHFGFCYGVENAIEISYKAIEENPGKRVFLLSEMIHNPEVNSDLQSRGVRFIMHTHGEQIIPWTDIKSDDVVLVPAFGTTIEIENKLKDIGIQSYTYDTTCPFVEKVWNKAAQIGKENYTVVVHGKPSHEETRATFSHSRQGAPTVVIRDMKEAVLLGRFIIGELPPEAFYQSFENQYSEGFDPGKDLKRIGVVNQTTMLASDTQAIADYLRNLMIDKYDLDQASVHLHFAETGDTLCYATNDNQTSTYGLLSEKADLAVVAGGYNSSNTSHIVELCEEKLPTFFISSAEKIIDSQTIMHWDFHHKLEKTSKNFIPQKEKVIILLTSGASCPDTIVEGILLRLLTFFSNARDFDDVMHRFQ, from the coding sequence ATGAAAAAATTCAATATACCTCTTTTTTACCGCAGTTCTATTATCACGGCAATAAAAAATTACCGGCGCACGCTAGATCAACGAAAAAAAGATTTTTCTCCTACACGTCTTGATTTTGGCCCGGTCGAGTTCCTTATTGCACGCCATTTTGGTTTTTGTTACGGCGTAGAAAACGCAATAGAAATTTCATACAAAGCCATTGAAGAAAACCCAGGTAAGCGCGTTTTTTTGCTCAGTGAGATGATCCACAATCCTGAAGTCAATTCCGATCTGCAAAGCCGGGGAGTCCGGTTTATCATGCACACACACGGAGAGCAGATCATTCCGTGGACGGATATCAAGAGCGATGATGTTGTTTTAGTACCCGCGTTCGGTACGACCATCGAAATAGAAAACAAACTCAAGGATATAGGGATTCAATCCTATACCTACGATACGACATGCCCATTTGTAGAGAAAGTGTGGAACAAAGCGGCTCAAATCGGCAAAGAAAACTATACTGTCGTTGTTCACGGAAAACCTTCTCATGAGGAAACACGGGCGACTTTTTCTCATAGCAGACAAGGAGCGCCTACGGTTGTTATTCGCGATATGAAAGAAGCCGTATTACTCGGACGATTTATTATCGGTGAATTACCCCCGGAAGCGTTTTATCAGTCGTTTGAGAATCAGTACTCTGAGGGATTTGATCCGGGTAAAGATCTTAAAAGGATCGGTGTGGTCAATCAAACAACGATGCTAGCCAGCGACACCCAAGCCATCGCAGATTATTTGCGCAATCTTATGATTGATAAATATGACTTGGACCAAGCATCGGTACATCTGCACTTTGCCGAAACAGGCGATACACTATGTTACGCGACCAACGATAATCAAACTTCCACGTATGGATTGTTATCGGAAAAAGCAGATTTAGCCGTCGTTGCCGGTGGATACAACAGTTCCAATACGTCTCACATTGTCGAATTATGTGAAGAAAAGTTACCGACCTTTTTTATTTCATCGGCCGAGAAGATCATCGACTCCCAAACGATAATGCACTGGGACTTTCACCATAAGTTAGAAAAAACCTCTAAGAACTTTATTCCCCAAAAAGAAAAAGTCATCATTCTGCTTACCAGTGGAGCCTCGTGTCCGGATACGATCGTCGAGGGAATTTTGCTTCGTTTGTTGACTTTTTTTTCAAATGCACGTGATTTCGATGATGTGATGCATCGCTTCCAATGA
- a CDS encoding amidohydrolase family protein, translating into MRLITWILLFICFVFSDSIAQTLTFEEYEPPSTLVVPENFRYQSKYPFIDVHNHQFEMPTQDLKYLTKQMDSLNMAVMVNLSGRGFKREQNKDGSFRFGLQDGSYLKGAIENARKNVPGRLMVFTNVNFGGIDEPTWSAEAVRQLEEDVKNGACGLKIYKNLGMTFKDSSGNIIAVDDPRIDPIWKKAGELGIPVLIHSADPFQFWQPWDKNNERWLELKERPDRKRDSSKEPSFESIIAAQHRVFKKHPKTIFINAHLGWMGNDLAKFGKLMDSLPNMYTEIGAVLAEIGRQPRQAREWFIKYQDRVLFGKDSWNPQEYSTYFRVLETNDEYFDYYRRRHAYWKMYGLGLPDDVLKKLYYKNALRIIPGIDKSLFPK; encoded by the coding sequence ATGCGTCTAATTACTTGGATTTTATTGTTTATCTGTTTTGTTTTTAGTGATAGCATAGCTCAAACATTAACCTTTGAGGAATATGAACCGCCTTCCACGTTGGTTGTGCCCGAAAATTTTAGATACCAATCAAAATATCCTTTCATTGATGTGCACAATCATCAGTTTGAAATGCCCACACAGGATTTAAAATACCTGACCAAACAAATGGACAGTCTCAATATGGCTGTGATGGTCAATCTGAGCGGGCGCGGTTTTAAAAGAGAACAAAATAAGGACGGTTCATTCCGTTTCGGACTTCAAGATGGAAGCTATTTGAAGGGAGCTATAGAGAACGCCCGTAAAAATGTTCCCGGTCGTTTGATGGTTTTTACCAATGTCAATTTTGGAGGTATTGATGAACCCACTTGGAGCGCCGAAGCCGTACGTCAATTGGAAGAAGATGTCAAAAATGGCGCATGTGGTTTGAAAATATATAAAAACCTTGGTATGACTTTTAAAGATTCGAGCGGTAATATCATAGCTGTAGATGATCCGCGAATTGATCCGATCTGGAAAAAGGCAGGGGAATTAGGAATACCGGTACTTATTCACTCGGCAGACCCATTTCAGTTTTGGCAACCCTGGGATAAAAACAATGAGCGATGGCTCGAACTCAAAGAGCGTCCCGATCGTAAACGAGATTCGAGCAAGGAACCTTCGTTTGAGAGTATTATTGCCGCACAACATCGTGTCTTCAAAAAACATCCCAAAACTATTTTTATTAACGCGCATTTAGGATGGATGGGCAATGATCTTGCGAAATTCGGCAAACTCATGGATTCGCTCCCCAATATGTACACGGAGATCGGTGCTGTATTGGCAGAGATCGGCCGTCAACCGCGTCAGGCGAGGGAATGGTTTATCAAATACCAGGATCGCGTGCTTTTCGGTAAAGATTCATGGAATCCTCAGGAGTATTCCACCTATTTCAGAGTTTTAGAAACAAACGATGAATACTTTGATTATTATCGTCGTCGTCATGCTTATTGGAAAATGTATGGTCTCGGACTTCCTGATGATGTCTTAAAAAAATTATATTATAAAAACGCGTTACGCATTATACCGGGCATAGACAAATCGCTATTTCCTAAATAG